The DNA window AAAGACAAGTTGAACCGCTGGGTAGATCGCGCCCTCGGCTTTGACGATGGCCTGCATGGTCGTGACCAGCGCCATGTCGAGCAAGAGCCACCCTGCGCTGATCCATAATGGAACAGGAGGCGTACTCGCACTGCCTTCCGACTCGGTCGCCATGTCCTCTCAGGCTGGTTGAACCAGGTTCGCCAGGAGGCGGAAGGCCCCAGGAACGAGCCTGTCGAGCTGATGGTGCAACACCAGCGCCACATGCGTGTGCCGCCCGCGGCCGACGGGAGCCGAGATCAGAGAACCCGTGAGCGGTTCCTCGCCAGGATCGTGGAGGGACAGAAGCCTTTCATAGGCCGGGTCGTAATGGGCGGCGAAGTAGAGACCTCTCTCCTTATCCCAGCCTTGCCAATCCTCCAGCCCAATCCTATTCGGGGCTGTGAGCAGGCGATGTTCCGGTTGCAGAACCGTCACAGGGGCGGCAGGGTCCGTCACGCGCCACCGCAGGGACGGCGAACCGATAGACAGGCGGCGGGGCGGCGTCCGATCCGGATCCCAGCCATCCGTCGGACGATGGTAGAGCGTCACGAGATGACCACCCTCCTCCACGAAGCGATGCACTCGAGCAGTCGCGGACTGTAGGTCGCGTCTCAACCCGAATGCAAAGATGCCGATGACGATGGTGGTAAACGTCGAGAGAGAACCGTCCTTCAGGTCGGCTTCCGCCAGATCCGTCACATCGAGCCCGAGACGGCGCATATGCGTGCCGACATTGTCGCTTCCGCCACCGACATATCCAATACGAGCATCTCTCGGCAACGCTACATCGAGCATCAGAACCTTGAACTCCACCGGCGCCACGTACGCGGTCGGCCGCACATGAGGATAGGCAATGGCTCTCACCGTGCTCGCTGGTCTGCCCTCGACGATCGGGATGAAACTCACAAGACCGGGCTCTGCCCGATGGGGCGGCACGATCATCCAATCATCGTCGTGGCGCCGAATGCTCCAGCCTGGCGGCACCTGCCAGTCTGAAGGGTTCGCTCCGGCAACCCGCACCCGTACACCGGACGCCGGTCTTTGGGCGCTCACCACCGCGAAGCCTGGCTCAAGCGAGAGGGATTGGGATGGCCTGATCGACAATGGCTCTTCGGCATCCAGATCAATCCGGACGATGCGATCGTGAAGCTCACCCGCGATGCGAATGCCGGCCTGACCATTGCCGCCCAGGGGGTCGAACGCTTCCGGGTAGTTTCCCGTGTGCGGGGCTGTTTCAGGAATGCTGATCGCATAACGGACGAGCCCCGCCTCACGGGATACTTCCGTCGCTCGGATCCCGGTCGGAAGTCGCGGTGTGACCGAGAGCTTCGCGAGGCCAGGCACATCGATGGCAACATCCAGACCGATCTCGGCACCCGGATGAGCCATCCCCTGGAAGGTCGCTCTCGCCGTTTTCACATTGGCTTCGAAGAGCGCGGCATCGATCTCGCGCAACTTCCGGTCGAGGCGGTGCCCCCATTGGTCGAGCGCAGGCCCGTCCAGGCGGTTCCGCGTGTCCTCGATCAGTTTTGCCGCATTGCTGAGTGTTCTTCCGACCATTGTGCGATCGGGGAATGCCGCCAGCGCGGCATCAATGCGCTCCTGCGCCTCCCGCAGAGCGGCGCCAAGCGCTTCCGCCGCTCCCATCACGGTGCCGAGATCACCGAGGCTTGCAGGCAGGTGATCGCGGATATCATGTTCTGCACCCGGCGTGCCGCCGGCCTGGATCTTCAGATGAAGCTCCCATTGATCGACCGGGTTGTTCCGCCACACCCCCATTCCCTGAGACGCATGCGCGGCGCGAGACCACTCCCCCAGTTGCCGATAGGCTAAGCCAGTGACAGGATCGCCACTGGCGACCTGAACGCCGAGCGTTGCAGGCGGCGGCGGCACCTCATCGTCGTAGGCGTAGCCCGCTCCCGACCATGCCGGGAGATAGAACTTGGAAACCTGCCACGGTGCGAGCCCCATTGCGGCATGCTCGGGAAACGCCGCCGGGTCGGCGGCCATAGCCAGCGCCGCTTCGGCGGCACGCGTCATGGCCCTGTGATGGCCATGCTGCCCCGGCACATCCAGGAATGTAGGGATCACGATGTCGGGTCGATACTGTCGATAGGCCCGGACAAGCCGTTCGATGATCCGCTCCTCGCCCCATCGCCGTAACGTGTCGTCGCCATTCTTGGAGAATCCGAAATCGTGAACCGGATCGTCGGGTCCATGACCCAGCCATGCCACGTCGGCATCGATGCGACGCGCCGCTTCCTCCATCTCGGCCGTCCGCAGAACGCCGAGCGCTCCGCCCCGCTCCGGGCCGAGAGCGTTCTGTCCTCCCTCACCTCGCGTCGAGCATGCGACCACGATCCTCATCCCATAAGCAAGGCGGAAAGCCGCCAGCATCCCGTTGATCTCGTCGTCCGGATGTGCGCCCGTGTTCATCACGGTCAGCACGGAGGTGAGCCGGCTCAGGGCACGGTGCAGGCGAACGAGGGCTGGCTGATGAACGGCACGGGCGAGACGGCTGTGGTCATCCGGCAAGGGAGATCTCCTCGGTCGGTTGTTCGCGGCGGGCAGCGTGAGCCTTATCGAGACGCGGGGTCATGGTCTCCAGAAGCGGCAATGCGGCTGCGCCGAGCGCCGCCGTCGAGCGGCCGGTCCGCCCGTGGATCAGGCGTGCCTCGCTCCGGTTCCTGCGCCGTGCGACCGACAGAGGCAGGGGCTGCATGGCCTCCACGAGTTCCTCCAGCAATCCGGGTGGAAGAACGCCGCCCAGGACGATGGCTTCTGGATCGAAGAGATTTTCGAGCATTGCGACCTGCGGAGCTAGATATCCGGCAGCTTCCCTGATCCATCCGAGAACGACGGGATGCCTCTCGCGGTGCAGGCGCTCAAGATCCGCATCGTCGATGGGGTCAACTCCGGCCGCTGCCAATTGTTGAGCGAGCGCGTGGAAGGAGGCATAGGCTTCAAGACAGCCCTTCTGACCGCAAGAGCAAAGGCGCCCTCCCTTCTCCACCAGCACATGCCCGATCTCGCCCGCGTTGCCGTTCGCCCCGCGATACGGGCGACCGTCGATCATGATGCCGAGGCCCAGTCCTTGTCCGAAATATATCAGGCAGAAGTTCTTCAGATCCTTGGCCACGCCATGAAGGCGCTCGCCCACGGCAGCAGCGGTGGCATCGTTCTCCAGCGTGACAGGCACCCCCAGCATGCCGCCAATATGGGCGACCGCATCGAAGTCCAGCCACCCGGACAGCGTCGTGGGTCCGACAGATGTCATGCCATCCACGTTGAACGGACCCGGCATCACGACCCCGACACCGAGGAGTTGCGGTACGGGAGGCTGTAATTGCGTCTGCGCCGCGTCGATCTCGGCCTTGATGACGGGAAGCACGGCCTCGGGGTCGTTCTGCGGAATGGGGATGTGGCGCTGGGCTCGAACGTGTCCGCCGATATCGATCAGAAGCGTGCAGATATGATCGGCCGCGATTTCGACCCCGGCCGTCATCCCGCCGTTCGGATTGACGGCAAACTGGATCGGCGGCAGGCCGCGCCCCGCTCTGAGCCGGCCTGTTCTGATCAACAGCCCGTCGGCGACAAGATCCTCAACAATGTTCGAGACGGCTTGAGTGCTCAGATGCGCATGGCGCGAGATCTCCATCCTCCCAACCGGTCCCAGTTGCCGCACCACGTCCAGCACCACGCGTCGGTTGTGGAAGCGGTTCCGCTCCGGATTGCTTCCGATCGTCGATGGCGCACCTGATTTTGGTTTTCTCGGCATCTCGACCACTCCACCAAAGGGACGATGACCTGAAGCAATGAATAACTCAAGTTAATTATCTTATTGACAGGCCGACCACTCTGGAGGAGCCTTGAATCTGGAATGGCCCGTTCGAAGGCCGCCGCCAGAGATTTTTCGGCGCCCACGCGCCTGCAGAATGGAGAGGGATATGAGTTTTCGTCACATGCTCGCGAGCGTCGCTCTAGGCGTCGTCACCTTGGCTGCCTCAGGGGCAAAAGCGGTCGAGATCGAATATTGGCAGTATGTCTTCGACACGCGTGTCAAGGCGATGACTCAGCTGATCGCGAAGTTCCAGGAGGCCAATCCGGACATAAAGGTCAAGCAGACGACGTTTCCCTACGCCGATTACCAGACGAAGGTCGCCGCAGCGATTCTTGCGGGTCAAGGACCGGATGTCGTGCAGCTCTTCTACGGTTGGACCGACAACTTCATCGCCGGCAAGATGATCCGTCCCCTCCGCGCCGAGGCCTTTCCGGCTGCGGAAATCGAACGTGATTTCTTCCCGATCATCAGCGCTATGAAGCGCGGCAACGAGTATTATGGCCTACCGACTGCCGTTCGCTCCCTCGCGCTCTTCTACAACAAGAAGATCTTCAAGGATGCGGGTCTCGACCCCAACAACCCGCCCAAGACGCTTGAGGAGCTTGTTGCTGCCGCTGAGAAAACTACCAAGCGCGATGGCAGCGGCAACATCACCTCCGCGGGCATGACTCTCGACATGGGTGGGCAGGACCACCAATGGTGGCGGGAAGTCCTGATCCGACAGTTCGGCGGTGTGCCCTACACGGACAACGACACCAAGGTCGCCTACAACGACGAGGCGGGCCTGAAGGCGCTCACCTTCTACACGGACCTGCAAAAGAAGCATAAGGTCGGCCAGACGGGCTTCATGGACGAAGGGCAGGCCGCCTTTCGCGCGGGCCTCGCCGCCATGACCATCGACGGCACCTTCCGCCTCGGCTCGTTCGGCGCCATCAAGAGCTTCGAGTGGGGTGTGACCGAACTTCCCGCCAATGCACAGGGCGTGCGCAGCAACTACGCCAGCTACTTCGCCAACGCGATCACTGCCAAGGCGGAGGGCGAAAAGCTCGCGGCGGCCGAGAAGTTCCTGAAGTACGTCTCCTCTCCTGACGCCATGAAGATCTGGATGGAGGTCGTGGGCGAACTGCCGGCGCGGCGTGCCGCCGCTCTCACGCCCGAGAACACCGGGCATCCCATCTATGGGCCATTCCTCAAGGGCTTGGAATACTCCCACACGACCCTGTTCAAGGATGAGACTGCCCAGCGGCAGGGAGCCATCGATATGGTGAACCGAATCCTGATCGGCGGGGAGGACCCGAAGACCTCGCTCGCCAAGGCGGCCGAAGCCGAGCAGGCGATCATCGATCGCGCCAAGCGCTGACTATCGAGACCGCAGGGAACAGCCCATGTCCAGCATCGCACATCAGGAGGTCGCCACCGGCGGCCTTTGGTCGAGGATGAGCCTTGGCCAGAAGCAGCGGATCTGGGCGTGGGGCTTCCTTGCGGTTCCCCTTCTCTTCTACGTGGTGATCCGCTTCTGGCCGACATTCCAGGCCTTCTATCTGTCCGTCACAGATTGGACCATCACGCGACCTGCCTCCTTCGTGGGGCTTGAGAATTACAAGAGACTCTTTGCCGACGCGCTCTTCTGGCAGGTGTTCCGCAACACCTTCCTTTACCTGATCCTCGGCACACCGATCAGCCTGCTGATCTCGTTCACCGTGGCCTACTATCTCGACCGGGTGCGCTTCATGCACTCCTTCATCCGCGCCTTGTATTTCCTGCCGTTTCTCACCACGGCGGCCGCGATGGCATGGGTCTGGCGCTGGTTCTACCAGCCCGTTCCCATTGGCGTGATCAACGACATCCTTGCGAGTTTCGGGATCCCTCAGCAGCCGTTCCTCCGCTCGACCACACAGGCGCTTCCGGCCGTCCTCGCACCGGCCGTCTGGGCCGGCCTCGGCTTCCAGATCATCATCTTCCTGGCTGGATTGCGCGCCATCCCGGTGACCTATTACGAAGCGGCGCGGATCGACGGGCTGTCTGAGAGCGCGATCCTGCGCAGGATCACGATCCCCTTGCTCAAGCCGACCCTCGTGTTCCTGGTCGTATTCTCGTCCATCGGGTTTCTGCGGATCTTCGACCAGGTCTACAACATCAACACGAACGATCCCGGCGGGCCATTGAACTCGACCAAGCCGCTCGTGCTGATGATCTACCAGACCGCCTTCAGCTCCTACGAGATGGGCTACGCGGCTGCCCAAACCGTGGTTCTGTTCGTGATCCTCCTCGTAATCTCCCTTGTCCAGCTGCGCATCATGAGAGATCGCTGATGACCCCTGTCGCATCCTCCCGCGGGTCTCTGCCCATGTCGCGGATCAGGCCCGGACGGATCGTCGCCTGGACGCTCCTGTTCATCGGCGGCATCATCATGGTGACGCCCCTGCTCTTCATGCTGTCGACATCCCTCAAAGACGCTTCGCAGGTCTACGATCTGCGCGTCGTTCCGGCAGCGCCGACCCTCGACAACTACATCGAGATCCTGGGCGACGGACGCTTCACACGTTGGCTGATCAATTCCACGATCGTGGCCGTGATCGTCACTCTCTCTAATGTATTTTTCGACAGTCTGGTCGGCTACACCCTGGCGAAATTCAGGTTTCGGGGTCGCTACATCGTGTTCATCGCCATACTGTCCACACTGATGATCCCGACCGAAATGCTGGTCTTGCCCTGGTACCTCATGGCGAGTCGGTTCGGATGGCTCGACAGCTATTGGGGCATCATGTTCCCGGGCATGATGACGGCATTCGGGACCTTCCTGATGAAGCAGTTCTTCGAAGGCGTACCTGACGACTTCCTGGAGGCCGCGAGGATTGACGGCCTGAACGAGTTCACCATCTGGTGGAAGATCGCCATGCCTCTCGTGACCCCTGCCCTGTCGGCGCTCGCGATCTTCACTTTCCTCGGCAACTGGACGGCCTTCTTCTGGCCGCTCATCGTGACGACCAGTGCAGAGCTCTACACGCTGCCGGTCGGGCTCTCCAGCTTCGCGGTAGAGCAGTCCATCCAGTGGGAGAAGATCATGACGGGGGCAAGCATCGCCACCCTTCCTACGCTCGTTATCTTCCTGTTTCTTCAACGCTACATCGTCCGAGGCGTGATGCTGGCCGGACTTAAAGGCTGAAGCCGATGACCTCAGGCACGTTCAACGACACATCCACCTTTCCGGATCCGATCTACAAGGAGACGGTGCTGCGTCCTCTTTTCGACGGCGCCAAGGATCACCATGTCGAGGGCTTCCGTCTCATCGACAGGGCGCATCTCGTGATGCTCCACGAGACGGGAATCCTGACGTTGGAGCAGGCTCGGCCGATCGCTCAAGCGCTCGAAGCCATCGATCGCGAGGTTGACGTCAGCTCCCTGACCTATACCGGCGAGGTCGAAGACTTCTTCTTCCTCATCGAAAAGCAGCTGCGCGCCCGCCTCGGGCCGGACCTCGCCGGGCGCCTGCATACCGCACGCTCGCGCAACGATATCGACCACACGCTGTTCAAACTCGGCCTCAAGCACCGCATCGATCCGCTGTTGAAGCGCTTGGTTCGGCTGGCCGAGATCCTCGCATCCGTGGCGGAGCGGGAAAGCGGAACGCTGATCGTTGCCTATACCCACGGTCAGCCAGCGCAGCCGACCGTCTTCGGTCATTACCTGTCCGCCGTTCTTGAGACCCTGCTGCGCGACATCGCCCGACTTGAGGCGGCACGGGACATCGTCGACCGGAGTCCGATGGGCGCCGCCGCCATCACGACGAGCGGCTTCCCCATCGATCGCGAGCTGATGGCTCACTTGCTCGGCTTCCGCCGTCCTCTGCAGAACTCCTACGGCTGCATCGCCTCGATCGACTATATCACGTCCACTTATTCCGCCATCGAGTTGATCTTCCTGCATCTCGGCCGCTTCATCCAGGACCTTCAGTTCTGGACGAGCTTCGAGGTCGGGCAGGTTTACGTTCCCAATGCCTTCGTGCAGATCTCATCGATCATGCCGCAGAAGCGTAACCCTGTCCCGATCGAGCATATGAGACATCTATCGTCCCAGACCGTCGGGCGGGCGCAGGCGATGCTCACGATCATGCACAACACGCCCTTCACCGACATGAACGACAGCGAAGGGGAAAGCCAGGGCTTCGGCTATGGTGCCTTCGAAAGCGGCGGGCGGGTCCTTGATCTCCTCGCAGTCCTCGTCCCGTCCCTGCGGATCGACGCCGATCGAGTTCGACAGAACATCCGTCGCAGCTGCATCACTGTGACGGAGCTCGCCGACAGCCTCGTTCGCCTAGAGGGTCTGTCCTTCCGCGAAGCCCATGAGATCGCGGCGGAGGTCGCGCGATCCGTCGTCGCCGTCGGCGGAGATATTGCCGGCGATGGCTACGGGCCATTCCAGATGGCCTTCAGTCGCTGTGCGGGTCGTGAGACACGTATCACTCCGGTGCAATTCGGCGAAATAGTCTCGCCCGAGAACTTCGTTGCCGTCCGCAACCGATTCGGGGGACCAGCCCCGGGTGCACTGGCTCAAGCGATTGCAGGGTACAATCTCGAAATCACACAGATCCGCAGCCGGCTGACGGACACCGAGACCCGTGCTCGTGCCGCGGCGCAGGATCTTCAAAGCCGCTTCAATGCACTTCTCGGAGCTCGCTGATGGCGACCATCGAAATAGACCGCCTCGTCAAGAGATACGGGCAGACGGCCGTTGTCCATGGCATCGACCTCGCGATCCAGGATGGCGAATTCGTCGTTCTGGTCGGCCCCTCGGGATGCGGCAAATCCACGACGCTGCGGATGATCGCGGGGCTTGAGGAGATCAGCGACGGGCAGATCAGAATCGACGGTCGCGTCGTCAACGACCTGCAGCCCAAGGACCGGAACATCGCCATGGTGTTCCAGAACTATGCCATCTATCCGCATGTGACCGTTGCCGACAACATCGCCTTCGGCCTCTACCGATCGAATCTCTCGAAGAGCGAGAAGCGTGCGCGGGTGGAACAGGTCGCGCAGACCCTTGGCCTCTCGCATCTTCTGGAGCGCCGCCCGTCAGCCCTGTCGGGCGGTCAGCGCCAGCGGGTCGCCATCGGGCGGGCCATGGTCCGCGATCCTGCGGCGTTC is part of the Microvirga terrae genome and encodes:
- a CDS encoding carbohydrate ABC transporter permease, giving the protein MTPVASSRGSLPMSRIRPGRIVAWTLLFIGGIIMVTPLLFMLSTSLKDASQVYDLRVVPAAPTLDNYIEILGDGRFTRWLINSTIVAVIVTLSNVFFDSLVGYTLAKFRFRGRYIVFIAILSTLMIPTEMLVLPWYLMASRFGWLDSYWGIMFPGMMTAFGTFLMKQFFEGVPDDFLEAARIDGLNEFTIWWKIAMPLVTPALSALAIFTFLGNWTAFFWPLIVTTSAELYTLPVGLSSFAVEQSIQWEKIMTGASIATLPTLVIFLFLQRYIVRGVMLAGLKG
- the argH gene encoding argininosuccinate lyase yields the protein MTSGTFNDTSTFPDPIYKETVLRPLFDGAKDHHVEGFRLIDRAHLVMLHETGILTLEQARPIAQALEAIDREVDVSSLTYTGEVEDFFFLIEKQLRARLGPDLAGRLHTARSRNDIDHTLFKLGLKHRIDPLLKRLVRLAEILASVAERESGTLIVAYTHGQPAQPTVFGHYLSAVLETLLRDIARLEAARDIVDRSPMGAAAITTSGFPIDRELMAHLLGFRRPLQNSYGCIASIDYITSTYSAIELIFLHLGRFIQDLQFWTSFEVGQVYVPNAFVQISSIMPQKRNPVPIEHMRHLSSQTVGRAQAMLTIMHNTPFTDMNDSEGESQGFGYGAFESGGRVLDLLAVLVPSLRIDADRVRQNIRRSCITVTELADSLVRLEGLSFREAHEIAAEVARSVVAVGGDIAGDGYGPFQMAFSRCAGRETRITPVQFGEIVSPENFVAVRNRFGGPAPGALAQAIAGYNLEITQIRSRLTDTETRARAAAQDLQSRFNALLGAR
- a CDS encoding ROK family transcriptional regulator; the encoded protein is MPRKPKSGAPSTIGSNPERNRFHNRRVVLDVVRQLGPVGRMEISRHAHLSTQAVSNIVEDLVADGLLIRTGRLRAGRGLPPIQFAVNPNGGMTAGVEIAADHICTLLIDIGGHVRAQRHIPIPQNDPEAVLPVIKAEIDAAQTQLQPPVPQLLGVGVVMPGPFNVDGMTSVGPTTLSGWLDFDAVAHIGGMLGVPVTLENDATAAAVGERLHGVAKDLKNFCLIYFGQGLGLGIMIDGRPYRGANGNAGEIGHVLVEKGGRLCSCGQKGCLEAYASFHALAQQLAAAGVDPIDDADLERLHRERHPVVLGWIREAAGYLAPQVAMLENLFDPEAIVLGGVLPPGLLEELVEAMQPLPLSVARRRNRSEARLIHGRTGRSTAALGAAALPLLETMTPRLDKAHAARREQPTEEISLAG
- a CDS encoding carbohydrate ABC transporter permease, with the protein product MSSIAHQEVATGGLWSRMSLGQKQRIWAWGFLAVPLLFYVVIRFWPTFQAFYLSVTDWTITRPASFVGLENYKRLFADALFWQVFRNTFLYLILGTPISLLISFTVAYYLDRVRFMHSFIRALYFLPFLTTAAAMAWVWRWFYQPVPIGVINDILASFGIPQQPFLRSTTQALPAVLAPAVWAGLGFQIIIFLAGLRAIPVTYYEAARIDGLSESAILRRITIPLLKPTLVFLVVFSSIGFLRIFDQVYNINTNDPGGPLNSTKPLVLMIYQTAFSSYEMGYAAAQTVVLFVILLVISLVQLRIMRDR
- a CDS encoding extracellular solute-binding protein, translated to MSFRHMLASVALGVVTLAASGAKAVEIEYWQYVFDTRVKAMTQLIAKFQEANPDIKVKQTTFPYADYQTKVAAAILAGQGPDVVQLFYGWTDNFIAGKMIRPLRAEAFPAAEIERDFFPIISAMKRGNEYYGLPTAVRSLALFYNKKIFKDAGLDPNNPPKTLEELVAAAEKTTKRDGSGNITSAGMTLDMGGQDHQWWREVLIRQFGGVPYTDNDTKVAYNDEAGLKALTFYTDLQKKHKVGQTGFMDEGQAAFRAGLAAMTIDGTFRLGSFGAIKSFEWGVTELPANAQGVRSNYASYFANAITAKAEGEKLAAAEKFLKYVSSPDAMKIWMEVVGELPARRAAALTPENTGHPIYGPFLKGLEYSHTTLFKDETAQRQGAIDMVNRILIGGEDPKTSLAKAAEAEQAIIDRAKR
- a CDS encoding PIG-L family deacetylase; translation: MPDDHSRLARAVHQPALVRLHRALSRLTSVLTVMNTGAHPDDEINGMLAAFRLAYGMRIVVACSTRGEGGQNALGPERGGALGVLRTAEMEEAARRIDADVAWLGHGPDDPVHDFGFSKNGDDTLRRWGEERIIERLVRAYRQYRPDIVIPTFLDVPGQHGHHRAMTRAAEAALAMAADPAAFPEHAAMGLAPWQVSKFYLPAWSGAGYAYDDEVPPPPATLGVQVASGDPVTGLAYRQLGEWSRAAHASQGMGVWRNNPVDQWELHLKIQAGGTPGAEHDIRDHLPASLGDLGTVMGAAEALGAALREAQERIDAALAAFPDRTMVGRTLSNAAKLIEDTRNRLDGPALDQWGHRLDRKLREIDAALFEANVKTARATFQGMAHPGAEIGLDVAIDVPGLAKLSVTPRLPTGIRATEVSREAGLVRYAISIPETAPHTGNYPEAFDPLGGNGQAGIRIAGELHDRIVRIDLDAEEPLSIRPSQSLSLEPGFAVVSAQRPASGVRVRVAGANPSDWQVPPGWSIRRHDDDWMIVPPHRAEPGLVSFIPIVEGRPASTVRAIAYPHVRPTAYVAPVEFKVLMLDVALPRDARIGYVGGGSDNVGTHMRRLGLDVTDLAEADLKDGSLSTFTTIVIGIFAFGLRRDLQSATARVHRFVEEGGHLVTLYHRPTDGWDPDRTPPRRLSIGSPSLRWRVTDPAAPVTVLQPEHRLLTAPNRIGLEDWQGWDKERGLYFAAHYDPAYERLLSLHDPGEEPLTGSLISAPVGRGRHTHVALVLHHQLDRLVPGAFRLLANLVQPA